The Anaerobacillus sp. CMMVII region AAAGGTTAGAGAGAAGTCTTATTTCTTTAAAATGAGCAAGTATGCCGACCGACTTTTGAAGTATTACGAGGAGAACCCAAGTTTTATACAACCAGAATCGCGAAAGAATGAGATGATCAATAATTTTATTAAGCCTGGTTTAGAAGACCTTGCCGTTTCTCGGACATCGTTTGAGTGGGGCGTAAAAGTTCCTAATGATCCTAAACATGTTGTCTATGTTTGGATAGATGCTCTATCTAACTATATTACGGCCTTAGGATATGGGACAGAAAACCAAGCGAAGTATGAAAAGTATTGGCCAGCTGATGTACACTTAGTAGGCAAAGAGATTATTCGTTTCCATACAATTTATTGGCCAATCATGTTGATGGCACTTGATCTTCCCTTGCCAAAGAAAGTATTTGGCCATGGGTGGTTATTAATGAAAGATGGAAAAATGTCGAAATCAAAAGGAAATGTTGTGGACCCTGTTCCGTTAATCGATCGTTATGGTCTTGATGCACTACGCTATTATTTACTTCGTGAAGTGCCATTTGGCTCAGACGGAGTATTTACACCTGAGAGTTTTGTTGAACGCGTAAACTTTGACTTAGCTAATGATTTAGGAAATTTATTAAACCGAACAGTAGCGATGATTCATAAGTATTTCAATGGTGAAATACCTGCGTATGTGAAAGACGCGACAGATTTTGACGCTACTCTCGTAGGCTTAGCTGAAGAAACTGTGGTCAAAGTAGAAACTGCTATGGAAGATATGGAGTTTTCTGTTGCATTAGCAGCTATTTGGCAGTTAGTAAGCAGAACTAACAAATATATTGATGAGACGCAACCTTGGGTTTTAGCGAAGAGTGAAGAAAACAAAGAACAGTTAGGCTCAGTTTTATATCATTTAGCAGAATCAATACGATATGTTTCAATTTTAATTCAGCCATTCCTCACAAGTACTCCAAAGAAAATTTGGGAACAGTTAAGTGTAGGTGCAGAGGTTACATCATGGGAGAGTTTAAATAAATTTGGTCAGCTTAATTCAGGCGTCAAAATCTCTAAAGGGGAGCCGATCTTCCCAAGACTTGATGCAGCCGAAGAAGTTGCGTATATCGTCAAGATGATGGAAGGCCCAGCTGTTGAACCAGTAGCTACTGAAGTGGCTGTTGAAGCACCAGAAACTGAAGAGATTATGATTGAAGATTTTATGAAAGTAGACTTACGTGTCGCTGAAGTACTGAGTGCAGAACCGGTCAAAAAGGCGAAAAAATTATTAAAACTTCAACTTGACTTAGGGTACGAAAAGCGCCAAGTTGTCTCAGGGATCGCTGAGCATTATAAGCCAGAAGAATTAGTCGGTAAAAAAGTAATTTGTGTAACAAACCTAAAGCCAATTGAGCTTCGCGGTGAACTTTCTCAAGGAATGATATTAGCTGCCTCTCATAATGGCAAACTAACCCTAGCAACAATTGAACAGACACTGCCAAATGGATCGCAAGTGAAATAGTGTTATGAGTGTTGAGTTTTGAGTGTTGAGGTTGTCGCTGGTAGAGCTTCGAAGCTTTACTTTCATGAACTCATTACTCAAAACTCATAACTCAAAACTTAAGTGGAGGTTTTTTACAAAATGTTATTCGACACTCATGCGCATTTAAATGCTGATCAGTTTGAGGAAGATGCTGATGAAGTGATTAAACGTGCTCAAGAAGAAGGTGTTAGCCATATTGTCGTTGTTGGTTTTGATGAAAAAACAATAAATGGCGCGCTAAAGTTAGCTGAAGACTACGATTTTATCTATGCCGCAGTAGGATGGCATCCTGTTGATGCGATAGATATGACTGATAACCATTTAGAGTGGCTAGAACAATTAGCCGCCCATCCAAAGGTTGTTGCTTTAGGTGAGATGGGATTAGACTACTACTGGGATAAGTCACCTAAAGACGTACAAAAGGAAGTTTTCCGGGAAGCAAATTAGGTTGGCAAAAAAAGTGAAACTACCTATTATTATCCATAATCGTGACGCCCATGAAGATATTGTCACAATTTTAAAAGAGGAAAATGCTGGAGAAGTCGGTGGGATTATGCATTGCTTTGGGAGTAGCTTAGAAATCGCTGAGCAATGTTTGGCAATGAATTTTTACATCTCTTTCGGCGGTCCAGTCACGTTTAAAAATGCAAAGCGTCCCAAAGAGGTTGCTAAACAAATTCCACTTGATCGTTTACTAATTGAAACGGACTGTCCGTATCTGGCACCACACCCATATAGAGGAAAGCGTAATGAGCCAAGTTATGTTAAAATAGTAGCAGAAACAATTGCAGAACTTAAAGAAATCACATACGAAGAAATTGTCCAAGCCACAAGTGATAACGCCAAGAAACTTTTTGCTATAAAGTGACAGCAGTTTTTGTCATTTTATATATAGGCTTGTCTAATGGAAACTTTCTTCTAGTAAGTTCTACAACCGAAAAAATATGCATATGCTAGTCTTGTCGAACAGTTTTTCTTTCTTTTTAGACTGTTTTTTAGGATAATTCTACGTAAGACTTTCTGGAAGGGGGAATTATTTTACATTGACAAGACTAGCATAACTCTATATAATTCGGTCCTTAGAAGGGGGAGTTTAAAACTATGATACCAAACATGAAAAAACTTTTTTCCGAGGGCTTGACTGGAAAAAGGTTAATCATGTCCATCATTAGTATGATATTACTAGTAGGTGTCGTTAGTACTGCAGCTTATGAGCTAACGAAAACATCTGTAACTCTAGTAGTAAATGGGGAAGAAACAAACCTCAAAACTCATGCCAAAACTGTAGATGCACTAATGTTGGAGAATGATATTTTAGTAGGAAAGCACGACTTTATTGAACCGTCATTAGATAGTCAGTTAACAAATGATGTCAATGTTGTCTGGATTCCTGCGAAGCTAGTCTATTTAACAAATAATGGTGAAAAGCTACCAGTGTGGACCACATCTCATACGATACAAGAATTAGTTGCGGAATTAAATTTAGAAGTTGGCGATCATGATGTGATCCAGCCAAGCCTAGAAACAGCTCTTGTTGAAGATATGCAAATTACTTATGAGTCCGCCTTTGCCGTAACTCTCCGTAGTGATGGTGAAGAAAAAGAAGTGTGGACGATTTCGACAACTGTCGCTGACTTTTTACAGGCAGAAGACATTATTCTAGGAGAGCTTGATAGAGTAGAGCCATCACAAACAGAAATTGTTAAAGCTAATACAGAAATCAATATCATTAGAGTACAAAAGGTCACCGATGTTGTGGAAGAGGCAATTAACTTTGCAACTGTAACGAGAAATGATAATTCTCTTACACGAGGAACCGAAAAGGTAGTTCAATCGGGCCAAAATGGAAAAATTGCAAAGCACTATGAAGTAATTATTGAAAATGGCAAGGAAGTTTCAAGAGAATTATTGAAAACAGAAACAGTTGAAGCAAGTAAAGATCGTATAGTTGCATTAGGAACAAAGCAACCAGCGCCTCCACCTGCACCAGTGCAACAAGTTTCTCGTGGTGGTACACCAGGAGAATGGTTGACATTTTCGTCGACAGCCTATACAGCTAATTGTAATGGTTGTTCAGGGATAACGGCTACTGGGATAAATTTAAAAGCTAACCCAGGTGCTAAGGTCGTTGCCGTTGACCCTAATGTAATTCCGTTAGGATCAATTATTGAGATTAGATATAATGGTACAATCTTAGGTCAATATAGAGCAGCAGACACTGGCGGTGCTGTTGTGGGTCGTAAAATTGATATTTTTATGGCAGAACGAAGCGATGCCCTTCGCTGGGGTCGGAAAAACGTTCAAGTACGAGTGGTGAAATAACATCGTTGAAGGAGGGTGACGTAGTCATCCTCTTTTTTGTTCAAGAAAAGCTGCGGTTTCCATTATAAAACTGAGCTTTTCTTGTTTCACTATGTTAGACGCTATATACTATGAATTAGTTTCATTAAAGTTTTGAATTTTGAGTTAAGAGTTTTGAGTTGTTCTAGGTATCGCTTCGAAGCAATGTTGTAAAAATTAACTCAACACTCAAAACTCAACACTCAAAACTCTGGGAGGATTTATGAAGATAAAAGAAGTGATTGTTGTTGAGGGAAGGGATGACACGGTGGCTGTTCAAAATGCCGTAAATGCCGATACAATTGAAACAAGTGGGTCTGCTATAGGAAAGCATGTAATTGAGCAAATTAAGCTTGCCAAGGATCGTAGAGGCATCATAATACTTACCGATCCAGATTACCCTGGCGAGAGAATTAGAAAAATTATAAGTCAGCAAGTTCCTGGCTGTAAGCATGCATTTTTACCAAAAAAAGAAGCCATTTCGAAAAAAGGTGATGACCTTGGTGTCGAAAATGCTTCACCAGAAGCTATTCGCCTTGCTTTAAGCGAAGCTCAGCAGGAGGAAGAAGAGTGGGTTGAGCAAGTAAGCTTGGAAGAACTTCTTGCGTTAGGATTAATTGCTGGTAAGAAAGCAAGAAGACGCCGCGAGCGACTAGGTGACATCTTAAAAATTGGCTATACAAATGGGAAACAACTTTATAAACGATTAATTATGTTTAAAATAAGGGCAGAGGAATTTTCCGAAGCAGTTTGTACAGTTTTAAAGGAGGATGAGTATGAGTAAAGATATTGCAACACCTAACCGAACGAAAGAGATTTTAAAAAAGTATGGGTTTTCGTTTAAGAAAAGTTTGGGACAAAACTTTTTAATTGATACCAATGTATTAAATAACATCGTGGATTGCGCTGAGCTACTTCCGAATTCTGGTGCAATTGAAATTGGTCCTGGTATTGGCGCTCTAACAGAACAGTTGGCGAAACGGTGTGAAAGGGTTGTCGCTTTTGAAATTGATCAACGCTTATTGCCGATACTAAATGAAACTCTAGCTCCATATCCGCACGCAACAGTTATCCATTCAGATGTATTAGAAGCAGATATAAACAGTGTAATTAGTGAAAAATTTAAAGAAGGTCAAGATGTAATGGTCGTTGCTAATTTACCTTATTACGTGACAACACCAATCTTAATGAAACTCCTTGAGGAAAAGTTACCAATTAGAGGGATTGTTGTAATGATCCAAAAAGAAGTAGCAGATCGAATATCCGCCAAGCCGGGGACAAAGGAATATGGATCATTGTCAATTGCTGCACAATACTACGCTCAAGCAACAACGGAGTTAATTGTGCCAAAAACAGTCTTTGTACCACAACCTAATGTCGACTCAGCTGTATTAAAGCTTACGATAAGAAAAGAGCCAGCAGTGAAGGTGAACGACGAGCAATTTTTCTTTAGACTTATTAGAGCGAGCTTCGGTCAACGTAGGAAGACGATAATGAATAATTTAACACATAATTTATTTACAAAAGCTGATAAAGAAAAAGTGGAAGCAGCCTTGCTGAGCTGTAATATTGAGCCGACTCGTCGAGGCGAAACGTTAAGTATTGAAGAGTATGCTGTACTTTCAAATGCTCTTTCCTAAGTAGAATATATACAATCAGAGGGTGACGCAGTCACCCTCTTTTCTAGTTGTGAGGCGCAGAGTAGTTTTTTCCCTAGGCATAACCAAAATTTCTGTGAGCCATTATGCAGTGTTAAGAGGAGTGTCTAAAATAGGTCAGAACATTTGCATTCGGGCCTAACCGGGCGTTTCAGCTTTTCTATTTCTATTCACTGTTTGGGGTCTCCTTTCATAGGCTATAGGTGAGGAGGTGTGTTTTTTGAAATTGAAGGTAGGCGATTTTGTAACAAGAAAGTCATACGGTAATGATCTGCTATTTCGAATTTCTAATATAGATGATGAAAACCATGTAATAATCTTTGGTGAAGAAATGCGTCTTATTGCGGACGCACCCTTGATTGACTTGCAACTAGTTTCTGACACAGAGAAAAGTACTCGAGACATTGAAGAAACTAAAAAAGAAGCAAATTGCTATCGTTTATTTCGACA contains the following coding sequences:
- the rnmV gene encoding ribonuclease M5 yields the protein MKIKEVIVVEGRDDTVAVQNAVNADTIETSGSAIGKHVIEQIKLAKDRRGIIILTDPDYPGERIRKIISQQVPGCKHAFLPKKEAISKKGDDLGVENASPEAIRLALSEAQQEEEEWVEQVSLEELLALGLIAGKKARRRRERLGDILKIGYTNGKQLYKRLIMFKIRAEEFSEAVCTVLKEDEYE
- the rsmA gene encoding 16S rRNA (adenine(1518)-N(6)/adenine(1519)-N(6))-dimethyltransferase RsmA produces the protein MSKDIATPNRTKEILKKYGFSFKKSLGQNFLIDTNVLNNIVDCAELLPNSGAIEIGPGIGALTEQLAKRCERVVAFEIDQRLLPILNETLAPYPHATVIHSDVLEADINSVISEKFKEGQDVMVVANLPYYVTTPILMKLLEEKLPIRGIVVMIQKEVADRISAKPGTKEYGSLSIAAQYYAQATTELIVPKTVFVPQPNVDSAVLKLTIRKEPAVKVNDEQFFFRLIRASFGQRRKTIMNNLTHNLFTKADKEKVEAALLSCNIEPTRRGETLSIEEYAVLSNALS
- the metG gene encoding methionine--tRNA ligase, translated to MSKKSFYLTTPIYYPSDKLHIGHAYTTVAGDAMARYKRLRGYDVMYLTGTDEHGQKIERKAEEKGVSPQQFVDEIVTGIQELWKKLDISYDDFIRTTELRHKEIVQQIFQKLLDQGDIYLDEYEGWYCTPCESFYTERQLKDGNCPDCNRAVEKVREKSYFFKMSKYADRLLKYYEENPSFIQPESRKNEMINNFIKPGLEDLAVSRTSFEWGVKVPNDPKHVVYVWIDALSNYITALGYGTENQAKYEKYWPADVHLVGKEIIRFHTIYWPIMLMALDLPLPKKVFGHGWLLMKDGKMSKSKGNVVDPVPLIDRYGLDALRYYLLREVPFGSDGVFTPESFVERVNFDLANDLGNLLNRTVAMIHKYFNGEIPAYVKDATDFDATLVGLAEETVVKVETAMEDMEFSVALAAIWQLVSRTNKYIDETQPWVLAKSEENKEQLGSVLYHLAESIRYVSILIQPFLTSTPKKIWEQLSVGAEVTSWESLNKFGQLNSGVKISKGEPIFPRLDAAEEVAYIVKMMEGPAVEPVATEVAVEAPETEEIMIEDFMKVDLRVAEVLSAEPVKKAKKLLKLQLDLGYEKRQVVSGIAEHYKPEELVGKKVICVTNLKPIELRGELSQGMILAASHNGKLTLATIEQTLPNGSQVK
- a CDS encoding G5 and 3D domain-containing protein, yielding MIPNMKKLFSEGLTGKRLIMSIISMILLVGVVSTAAYELTKTSVTLVVNGEETNLKTHAKTVDALMLENDILVGKHDFIEPSLDSQLTNDVNVVWIPAKLVYLTNNGEKLPVWTTSHTIQELVAELNLEVGDHDVIQPSLETALVEDMQITYESAFAVTLRSDGEEKEVWTISTTVADFLQAEDIILGELDRVEPSQTEIVKANTEINIIRVQKVTDVVEEAINFATVTRNDNSLTRGTEKVVQSGQNGKIAKHYEVIIENGKEVSRELLKTETVEASKDRIVALGTKQPAPPPAPVQQVSRGGTPGEWLTFSSTAYTANCNGCSGITATGINLKANPGAKVVAVDPNVIPLGSIIEIRYNGTILGQYRAADTGGAVVGRKIDIFMAERSDALRWGRKNVQVRVVK